A window of the Deinococcus malanensis genome harbors these coding sequences:
- a CDS encoding response regulator has product MTTEPVRLLLAEDNPADVYLMEAALELAAMPVVMTVARDGREVVDQLDELKDGGRLPDLVLLDLNMPRMNGFEVLTAIRRDPALAHLPVVVFTTSTAPEDVKRAYALNANSYVSKPVTLTGFMQLMERLGAYWFGTASLPRTYHP; this is encoded by the coding sequence GTGACCACCGAACCGGTGAGGCTGCTGCTGGCCGAGGACAATCCGGCCGACGTCTATCTGATGGAGGCGGCCCTCGAACTTGCCGCGATGCCGGTGGTGATGACGGTGGCACGCGACGGCCGCGAAGTGGTCGATCAGCTTGATGAACTCAAGGACGGTGGGCGCCTTCCCGACCTGGTGCTGCTCGACCTGAACATGCCGCGTATGAACGGCTTCGAGGTGCTCACGGCAATCCGCCGGGACCCGGCGCTGGCTCATCTGCCGGTCGTGGTCTTCACGACGTCCACCGCGCCCGAGGACGTGAAGCGCGCCTATGCCCTGAACGCCAACTCCTATGTCAGCAAGCCGGTAACCCTGACGGGTTTCATGCAGCTGATGGAGCGGCTGGGCGCCTACTGGTTCGGCACCGCCAGCCTGCCCCGCACCTACCATCCTTAG
- a CDS encoding sensor histidine kinase — translation MPDHHGTLAPPTLSERLQEVTEALAATRMQEGVFEVILQPAREALDARAATVLLAGRGGLHLERVAMTGQPEGGASIWHGAMLEDDGPAADALAQRRPLFFEHEGELTQKYPSVEARSGATAPVVATAVLPMFLDDRPLGVLVLDFLEPHKFTKDEQRFLRTLAAQCAIAFGRARLLRDLESRVTERTIQLESQNDVLEAQHAELTSRSEALRLANEELDAFAMSVSHDLRAPLRHITGFLGLLRRSLDAPLSEKSERYLGLVDEAATRMNTLIDAMLDLSRTSRQPLRLTPVDVGELLSSVQAALQPDTAQRQVSWNVGPMPVVTADPELLRQVLVNLLSNALKYSQPRTETHISVCAEQRPGEWVFQITDNGVGFDPRYAGKLFTVFQRLHRPEAFEGIGVGLANVRRIVLRHGGRVWAEGQEDQGATFSFSLPRPR, via the coding sequence ATGCCTGATCACCATGGCACGCTCGCTCCGCCTACCCTCAGTGAGCGGCTCCAGGAAGTCACAGAAGCGCTGGCTGCCACCCGCATGCAGGAAGGCGTTTTTGAGGTCATCCTGCAGCCGGCCCGTGAGGCCCTTGACGCCCGCGCCGCGACCGTGCTGCTGGCGGGCCGCGGGGGATTGCATCTGGAGCGCGTCGCCATGACCGGCCAGCCGGAGGGGGGGGCCTCGATCTGGCACGGCGCCATGCTGGAAGACGATGGACCAGCGGCCGACGCACTGGCCCAGCGGCGGCCCCTGTTTTTTGAGCACGAGGGCGAGCTGACGCAGAAATACCCGTCGGTCGAGGCCCGCTCCGGAGCCACGGCCCCGGTCGTGGCCACCGCAGTCCTGCCCATGTTTCTGGACGACCGTCCTCTTGGCGTTCTCGTGCTGGACTTTCTGGAGCCGCACAAGTTTACCAAGGACGAGCAGCGGTTCTTAAGGACGCTTGCGGCGCAGTGCGCTATTGCCTTCGGGCGCGCGCGGCTGCTGCGTGACCTGGAAAGCCGCGTCACCGAACGGACCATTCAGCTCGAATCCCAGAACGACGTTCTGGAAGCGCAGCACGCCGAGCTGACCTCGCGGTCCGAGGCGCTGCGCCTGGCCAATGAGGAGCTCGACGCCTTCGCCATGTCGGTGTCGCACGACCTGCGCGCGCCGCTGCGGCACATCACCGGATTCCTGGGTCTGCTGCGCCGGTCGCTCGACGCGCCTCTCAGCGAGAAATCGGAGCGCTACCTCGGCCTGGTGGACGAGGCGGCCACCCGGATGAACACGCTGATCGACGCCATGCTCGACCTGTCACGCACCTCGCGTCAGCCCCTTCGCCTGACCCCCGTGGATGTCGGGGAACTGCTTTCCAGCGTGCAGGCAGCCCTGCAACCCGACACCGCTCAGCGGCAGGTGAGCTGGAACGTGGGCCCGATGCCGGTGGTCACTGCCGACCCCGAACTGCTGCGGCAGGTGCTGGTCAACCTGCTGTCCAACGCCCTGAAATATAGTCAGCCACGCACGGAAACGCACATCAGCGTGTGCGCCGAGCAACGGCCCGGTGAGTGGGTTTTCCAGATCACCGACAACGGGGTCGGCTTTGATCCCCGGTACGCAGGCAAACTGTTTACCGTGTTCCAGCGCCTTCACCGCCCCGAAGCGTTCGAGGGCATCGGCGTAGGGCTGGCCAACGTCCGGCGCATCGTCCTGCGGCACGGCGGCCGGGTCTGGGCAGAAGGTCAGGAAGACCAGGGCGCGACCTTCAGTTTCTCGCTGCCGCGCCCCCGATAG